A genomic window from Schistocerca serialis cubense isolate TAMUIC-IGC-003099 chromosome 4, iqSchSeri2.2, whole genome shotgun sequence includes:
- the LOC126474479 gene encoding trypsin-2-like, whose translation MWKIVVCAFAVASVWPCVQSAPRIVNGTSVDIEDYPWMASIQFEDGHKCGGVIISETWVLTCAECVQKFDPSYYFVRVGTSIRDTGGILYNVTKTAHNSHYSSTSMDYDIGAAQILGTFTFNEKIQPIPLTTVEPEAGTLVSITGWGTVYSGSYLADQLQMVELYIVDRDVCNDAYDGLGKVSVRKICAWWPGGGRDRCGPDYGGPMVLDGVLVGVISSWGNGCALPGWPSVYANIANADIRQWINDTTGV comes from the exons ATGTGGAAGATCGTGGTGTGTGCATTCGCAGTGGCCTCTGTCTGGCCATGTGTGCAGAGCGCACCACGGATAGTGAATGGCACCAGTGTCGACATCGAGGACTACCCGTGGATGGCGTCCATTCAGTTTGAGGACGGGCACAAGTGTGGCGGCGTTATTATCAGTGAGACTTGGGTCCTGACCTGTGCAGAGTGCGTACAGAAGTTCGATCCCTCGTACTACTTCGTACGCGTTGGCACATCCATACGGGATACTGGTGGCATTCTCTACAACGTCACCAAAACCGCCCACAACAGCCACTACAGCTCCACCTCCATGGACTACGACATCGGAGCAGCGCAGATATTGGGCACCTTCACCTTCAATGAGAAAATTCAG CCCATTCCGTTGACGACAGTGGAGCCTGAGGCCGGCACGCTGGTGTCCATAACTGGCTGGGGCACGGTCTATAGCGGCAGCTACCTGGCGGACCAGCTGCAGATGGTGGAGCTCTACATCGTGGACCGGGACGTCTGCAACGACGCTTACGACGGGCTGGGCAAGGTGAGCGTCCGCAAGATCTGCGCCTGGTGGCCGGGCGGTGGCCGCGACCGCTGTGGCCCCGACTATGGGGGCCCCATGGTGTTGGATGGCGTGCTGGTGGGGGTCATCTCCTCCTGGGGCAACGGCTGTGCCCTTCCCGGCTGGCCCAGCGTCTACGCCAACATCGCCAACGCCGACATCAGGCAGTGGATCAATGACACCACCGGCGTCTAG